In a single window of the Gemmatimonadales bacterium genome:
- a CDS encoding iron ABC transporter permease, which yields MKWPTLLLILLLPLCLLVGIWAGPVPLGPRELWDGLRYASADTAPIIRELRVPRVLLAFLVGGSLSITGAALQALVRNPLADPYLLGLSGGAGLGAVIAIAVNPSWPWAVPAAAFAGAAAAVGLVYRLSAVAGRRLDPRVLLLAGVVVGAFAGALMTAVVSLSSASQLRRAYLWLLGGFGAASWRSLTVFAAYAVLPLAALFLSARALDLLSLGEESAKHLWAEVERDKRIVYVATALLTAASVAVSGVIGFVGLVVPHAARRIWTPLHRELLPVAFLGGGMFMVLADALARTVVRPLELPVGAVTALVGVPLFAVLLRRTLT from the coding sequence ATGAAGTGGCCAACGCTGCTCCTCATCCTGCTGCTGCCACTATGCCTGCTGGTCGGCATCTGGGCCGGACCGGTGCCCCTGGGCCCGCGCGAGCTGTGGGACGGCCTGCGCTACGCCAGCGCCGACACGGCACCCATCATTCGCGAGCTGCGCGTACCGCGCGTGCTGCTCGCGTTTCTCGTGGGCGGGAGCCTCAGCATCACCGGTGCCGCGTTACAGGCGCTGGTGCGCAACCCGCTGGCCGACCCCTATCTCCTCGGCCTCTCGGGCGGCGCCGGACTCGGCGCTGTCATCGCCATCGCGGTGAACCCATCGTGGCCCTGGGCCGTGCCCGCCGCGGCGTTCGCGGGTGCGGCGGCGGCGGTCGGGCTGGTGTACCGGCTGAGTGCCGTGGCCGGGCGCCGGCTCGACCCCCGTGTGCTGTTGCTCGCCGGTGTCGTGGTCGGCGCCTTTGCCGGCGCGCTCATGACCGCCGTCGTGTCGCTCTCGAGTGCGAGCCAGCTCCGCCGCGCGTATCTCTGGCTCCTGGGCGGCTTCGGCGCGGCGTCGTGGCGCTCGCTCACCGTGTTCGCGGCCTATGCGGTGCTGCCGCTCGCCGCCCTCTTCCTGAGCGCGCGCGCGCTCGACCTGCTCTCACTCGGCGAGGAGAGCGCCAAGCACCTCTGGGCCGAAGTGGAGCGCGACAAGCGGATCGTGTACGTCGCCACCGCGCTCCTCACCGCGGCGAGCGTCGCGGTGTCGGGCGTGATCGGGTTCGTGGGGCTCGTGGTGCCGCACGCGGCGCGGCGCATCTGGACGCCGCTCCACCGCGAGCTGCTCCCGGTCGCGTTCCTGGGCGGCGGCATGTTCATGGTGCTGGCCGATGCGCTCGCGCGCACGGTGGTGCGTCCGCTCGAGCTGCCGGTTGGGGCGGTCACCGCGCTCGTGGGCGTACCGCTCTTTGCTGTTCTCTTACGCCGGACGCTTACGTGA
- a CDS encoding ABC transporter ATP-binding protein, which yields MILEGRELTVRYDGASVPALDGVSLRVTPRELLAVCGPNGSGKTTLVRALLGLVPLNGGAALLDERPVAEWRGGSLAKVVGVVAQREDIVFPLTVAQMVLLGRYPHLGPLAPEGPQDREAVLKALRRCDVERLAKRRVDTLSGGEWQLVRLARALAQQPRILVLDEPTASLDVRHEMELFELVRGLVRDGLAGLVITHELNLAARFADRIVLLDEGRVAAEGSPAEVFRSDTLERIFQWPVSVATLPDGSPQVVPERKVARTVEAVSEGR from the coding sequence GTGATCCTCGAAGGCCGCGAGCTTACCGTGCGGTACGACGGCGCCTCGGTGCCGGCGCTCGACGGCGTATCGCTCCGCGTCACCCCTCGCGAGCTGCTCGCCGTCTGCGGCCCTAACGGCAGCGGCAAGACCACCCTGGTACGGGCACTCCTCGGCCTCGTGCCCCTCAACGGTGGCGCCGCGCTGCTCGACGAGCGGCCGGTCGCCGAATGGCGCGGCGGCTCGCTTGCCAAGGTCGTGGGCGTCGTGGCGCAGCGCGAAGACATCGTTTTTCCTCTCACCGTCGCCCAGATGGTCCTGCTCGGTCGGTATCCGCACCTGGGGCCGCTCGCACCGGAAGGACCGCAGGACCGCGAGGCCGTGCTCAAGGCGCTCCGGCGTTGCGACGTCGAGCGGCTGGCCAAGCGGCGGGTCGACACCCTTTCCGGCGGCGAGTGGCAGCTGGTGCGGCTGGCGCGCGCGCTGGCGCAGCAGCCGCGCATCCTCGTGCTCGACGAGCCGACCGCCTCGCTCGACGTGCGCCACGAGATGGAGCTGTTCGAGCTGGTGCGCGGGCTGGTGCGCGACGGGCTCGCGGGTCTCGTCATTACCCACGAGCTCAACCTCGCCGCTCGCTTCGCGGATCGCATCGTGCTGCTTGACGAAGGGCGGGTGGCGGCCGAGGGGAGCCCCGCCGAGGTGTTTCGCAGCGACACGCTCGAGCGGATATTTCAGTGGCCGGTGTCGGTCGCCACCCTCCCCGACGGCTCGCCCCAGGTCGTACCGGAACGAAAGGTGGCAAGGACGGTAGAGGCGGTAAGCGAAGGGCGGTAA